DNA sequence from the Deinococcus depolymerans genome:
ACGCACCGTCCCTTTCGCACTTTTCAACGCTGAGGTCAACCCCTATTCGCGGTAAATCACAACCCTCTACGCTGAACTCATGACCACAGAACAGACAGCCGTCGCGCAACAAATGTTCATGTCCCAGAAGAAGGACAAGACGACGTACCTTATCCTTGCACTTCTTCTGGGTGGCCTGGGGATCCATCAATTCTACGTCGGCAATACGACCGCGGGAGTTCTTTACTTACTCTTCTGC
Encoded proteins:
- a CDS encoding TM2 domain-containing protein, which codes for MTTEQTAVAQQMFMSQKKDKTTYLILALLLGGLGIHQFYVGNTTAGVLYLLFCWTFIPAILALIDAIAHQKKVESANMEIAQRLSVTMGVPAHEMVKLAMVSS